A section of the Rhodobacter sp. genome encodes:
- a CDS encoding metal ABC transporter ATP-binding protein, translating to MIPLIEARGLDVAYGHAPPVLHHVDFTLRAGEIVTIVGPNGSGKSTLLRALLGMVPLSGGTVRRAPGLRVGYVPQTLHLDANLPLPVSRFLRLNRRLRADEVAALLARVGAPGLETREMATLSGGQFQRVLLARALAGDPQLLVLDEPTQGLDQPGTAAFYRLIEEVRRAIGCAVLSVSHDLHVVMSASDRVVCLNGHVCCEGTPSVVSNAPEYRALFGLGSQGALALYQHHHDHGADHPDHPHDHEVCDHDH from the coding sequence ATGATCCCGCTGATCGAGGCGCGCGGACTCGACGTGGCCTATGGGCACGCGCCGCCGGTGCTGCATCACGTCGATTTCACCCTGCGCGCGGGTGAGATCGTCACCATCGTCGGCCCGAACGGTTCGGGAAAATCGACATTGTTGCGGGCCCTTCTGGGCATGGTGCCGCTGTCCGGGGGGACCGTGCGGCGCGCGCCCGGGCTCAGGGTCGGCTATGTGCCGCAGACCCTGCACCTGGATGCGAACCTGCCGTTGCCGGTGTCCCGGTTCCTGCGCCTGAACCGGCGCTTGCGCGCCGACGAGGTCGCGGCCTTGCTGGCACGGGTCGGTGCGCCCGGCCTGGAGACGCGCGAAATGGCCACGCTGTCGGGCGGGCAGTTCCAGCGCGTGCTGTTGGCGCGCGCGCTGGCCGGCGATCCGCAGCTTCTGGTTCTGGACGAACCGACGCAGGGCCTGGACCAGCCCGGAACCGCCGCCTTCTATCGCCTGATCGAGGAGGTGCGCCGCGCCATCGGCTGTGCCGTTCTCAGCGTCAGCCACGACCTGCACGTGGTGATGAGCGCCTCGGACCGTGTGGTCTGCCTGAACGGGCATGTCTGCTGCGAGGGGACGCCCTCGGTCGTGTCGAACGCGCCGGAATACCGCGCGCTGTTCGGCCTGGGCTCGCAGGGTGCGCTGGCCCTCTATCAGCACCACCACGACCACGGTGCCGACCATCCCGACCACCCCCATGACCACGAGGTCTGCGACCATGATCATTGA
- a CDS encoding metal ABC transporter permease, with the protein MIDAFVLRALAAGLLLALAAGPLGCFVVWRRMAYFGDATAHGAILGVALALAFGISVTLGTLVTALVMALVIAALQGRGWAVDTLLGVLAHSALALGLVAVSFLPGVRVDLSAWLFGDILTVGAADLWSAAAGVGLVLALLAWRWEALLSATISEDLARSLGLDPRREHLVLVLALAIVVAVALKVVGALLIGAMLLIPPATARVYARSPEGMAMAAVALAALAVVAGLAASLVLDTPAGPSIVTASAAFFAGTLGGAALRRAILSRVRA; encoded by the coding sequence ATCATTGACGCCTTTGTCCTGCGCGCGCTGGCGGCGGGGCTGCTGCTGGCACTGGCGGCGGGGCCGCTGGGGTGTTTCGTGGTCTGGCGGCGTATGGCCTATTTCGGCGACGCCACCGCGCATGGCGCCATTCTGGGCGTGGCGTTGGCGCTGGCCTTTGGCATCTCGGTCACGCTGGGCACGCTGGTGACGGCGCTGGTCATGGCACTGGTCATCGCCGCGTTGCAGGGACGGGGCTGGGCGGTCGATACGCTGCTGGGGGTCCTGGCGCATTCGGCGCTGGCGCTGGGGCTGGTGGCGGTCTCGTTCCTGCCCGGCGTGCGGGTGGATCTGTCGGCCTGGCTGTTCGGCGACATCCTGACCGTCGGCGCGGCCGACCTGTGGTCCGCTGCGGCCGGGGTCGGGCTGGTGCTCGCGTTGCTGGCGTGGCGATGGGAGGCCCTGCTGAGCGCGACCATCAGCGAGGACCTGGCGCGCAGCCTGGGCCTGGATCCGCGGCGCGAACACCTGGTGCTGGTGCTGGCGCTGGCGATCGTCGTCGCGGTGGCGCTGAAGGTGGTGGGTGCGCTGCTGATCGGGGCGATGCTGCTGATCCCGCCCGCGACCGCGCGCGTCTACGCGCGCTCGCCCGAAGGGATGGCGATGGCCGCCGTGGCGCTGGCCGCGCTGGCGGTGGTGGCGGGGCTGGCTGCCTCGTTGGTGCTGGACACGCCGGCCGGGCCCAGCATCGTCACGGCCTCGGCTGCGTTTTTCGCGGGGACGCTGGGCGGCGCGGCCCTGCGCCGGGCTATTCTCAGCCGCGTTCGCGCCTGA